The Microcella flavibacter DNA segment CTGAGCACACCGATGTGCTGATCGGCTCGGCCGACAGCGAGGCGTACCGGCACGTGCCGTTCCGCTCGCCGGCGGCGCTCGAGGTCTACGAGTACGGCAAGCACCTCAAGGCCGAGCGCGCGGGCAAGGGCGGCACCGATCTGGTCTCCCTGCTCGCGAACGGCGTGCCGGGCGACGGCGTGCCGCTGAGCGAGCGCGACTTCAACACGAACTTCCTGCTGCTCGTCGTCGCCGGCAACGAGACCACGCGGCACACGATCACGCACACGATGAGCAACCTGCTGAACAATCCCGAGCAGCTCGCCCTGCTCAAGAACGACCCCTCGCTCATCCCGTGGGCGGTCGAGGAGTTCCTGCGCTTCGCCTCGCCGGTGTACCACTTCCGGCGCACGGCGACGGCCGATGTGGAGTTCTCGGGCACGCCGATCAGGAAGGGCGAGAAGGTCGTCACCTGGTTCGCCTCGGGCAACCGCGACGACGCCGTCTTCGCCGACCCGTACCGCTTCGACGTGACCCGCACCCCGAACGAGCACATGTCGTTCGGCCGGGGCGGCCCGCACATGTGCCTCGGCAACGCGCTCGCCCGCATCGAGCTGCGCATCATGTTCGAGGACCTGCTGACCCGCGACGTCGTGCTCGAGCGCACCGGAGACATCGACTACCTGCGCTCGAACTTCGTGCACGGCATCAAGCGCATGCCCGTCCGCGTCGTCTGATCCGGGATGCTCGGCGCGGGCCGCGCGCCCGCACGGGCCGGCGCCCGCCCGAGCCGCCGCCCGCCCGAGCCGCCGCCCGAGGCCGACCGTGCCCGCCTGCGCCCGCCCTCGCCGGCCGGCCACTACAGGTTCGCCGCGGGCTCGGTGCGCGGGCGATGACGGCGAGGGGCTCGAGAGCCTGCCGACGACGCCGATCGAGGCTCCACCATGCGGAACGTCAACGGTCAGAGTCCTCTCTACTCGGCCTTCCACAACTGCGGATCGGGTGAATCGACCTCACCCGATCCGCAGTTGTGGAAGGAGCACGGGGCGAGGACTGGCCTCCTCGTCTTCCGCATCGAGGCGTGAGCCTCGCGCGTGCACCCTCCGTCCGTCCGATCGCGGCCGCCTGCCGAGCGTGGGCGGCGAGCTCGCGCGCCGCGACGGACGCGCGCCCGCGCGACCTTCCCCCCGCGGGCACGGGCGCGCCCCG contains these protein-coding regions:
- a CDS encoding cytochrome P450, whose product is MAVSTLTLADLDLFAHGAPWQVFEELRATPGLHFSEEEAPNSGFHSVTRYHDVVRVLRDPATFTSERFTNLEEVDAEQEEMRRSMLETDGLRHRAMRRMLQGEFTPQAVAKYETFLRGITARTLDAALAKGEFDFVEEVSADFPIRVLARILDVPDSDTGRLIEWGNRMVGNTDPEHTDVLIGSADSEAYRHVPFRSPAALEVYEYGKHLKAERAGKGGTDLVSLLANGVPGDGVPLSERDFNTNFLLLVVAGNETTRHTITHTMSNLLNNPEQLALLKNDPSLIPWAVEEFLRFASPVYHFRRTATADVEFSGTPIRKGEKVVTWFASGNRDDAVFADPYRFDVTRTPNEHMSFGRGGPHMCLGNALARIELRIMFEDLLTRDVVLERTGDIDYLRSNFVHGIKRMPVRVV